The following DNA comes from Bryobacteraceae bacterium.
GTCGCCGTACAACGAGACGGGCCAGCTCCCCCGCGCCGACGCAAATCCAGGCGCGGCGATCGAAACGCGATAGTCCCGCGGCGGCAGTTTCACTACGGTGGAGCCGTCCACCGGCGGGCCAGCCTCACGGTCCACGTCCCCGCGCACCGTCACTTGGGCCTGTGGACCTGCGTCGGCCGGATCCAAGGCGAAGCGGAGCTCGACATCGGCCACGCGCGATGGATTCAGACGCACGACCGGTGTTTCCGTATCCCCCATCTCGCCCAGCAGGCGCGGCTCCTGGCGCGACCCGGCATCGTCGAGCCCAAGCGCCGCAACCCGGGCCCGCACCTCGTCGCGAACGAACCGAAGCAGCCTGCCGGCAGTGACGAGGTACTCGCCGGCGTCTTCGTAGAACACCTTGGCCGGACCCTCGCCGGCGAGGCCGCGTAGCAGTGGCTCGGTGAACACACCGCGTTCGTCGTTGGCGACGGACCGGTCCTCATTCGCCTTCACGCCGCGCAGGGTCGCGCAGAAGACGAACTGTTGCACCGAATCGCGCATCGCGGCCGGGTCCGGCGCGACGGGAAACTGCCCGATCTGGAAATCGCCCTCGAGCGGTGTGTTGCGGCACGCGTCGATGAAGAAGAACTGCTGGTCGAATTTGGACGTGCGGAGAAAATCGCGGATGCCTTCAAGGCGGATGGAGAAAACCGGGTCGGCGGGTTCGTAGTCTTCGGGTAGGATGGCCTCACCGCCGGTGATACCCGGAGCGGTGAGCCCATGCCCGGAGAAATGCACAAAAAGGCGGCCGGGCGGTTTGCGGACGACGTCGCGGAACGCCTCGACGATGTTCTTGCGTGTGGCGTCGGCGAAGGGGATCGAGCCAGGGTCGGGGCTGTCGCCGGTGCGGCTGAGGAGCAGTTTCAGCCGCGGCGGCGAAACCGGCGCGCCGCTGCCCGTAGTGAGGAACCGCGCCACGGCAAGGGCGTCGCGCACGGCGCCTTTCAGGTTCAGGTGAGGCGCCGCATAGCGATCCACCCCGATGACGATGGCCCAATCCGGCACGCGCGGTCAATCCTCGCCGGAAAGGCGGAAGAAGGCGCCTTCGTCAAGCCGGAGCAGAGTCGGCTCGACCTTGCCGGCTGCGCGGGCGGCGGCTGCGCCGGCCTTCAGCGGATCCATCGCCGAGTACTCGGGACGCCCGTTCCGGTCGGCGAAGAAAAGCCGAACCGCCTGAAAGCCGAACACTACGGGGGTCTTGCCTTCGAAGACGATCTTGCCATCGGCCGCAGCGGAGTGATCCACTTTCAGGTTGGCGCTGGCCAGGCTGGAGAGCGCCGGAACGTCCAAGCTCACTTTCCCGCCCCGGTCGCCCTGGGCGTTCACGGAGAACTTGTTCGTTTTGATCACGGACGTGACGACGAACACCGCATCGTCGATGAGAGCGTCGGTTACGGTTCGTTGGTCCGAACGGAACTGGCAGGTGGAAAGATACTGATCGAGGCGATCGATGGCGGCGTGATCCTCCAGCACGTCCTCGTACTTGAACGTGATGGTCTTCGCGTTGCCGTAGGCCGAGCCGACGCCGAGCGTGTTTCCGCCGAGCGCCTGGATGATGTTTCCCAGAATGGTGAGGCCCACCTCGGCCTTGGTGGAGCTGCTCTCCTTCCCCGAGATGGCGATCGGGGCTTCGTTGTCGACGCTCAAGGGCGGGAGCGGATTCGCACCGGCGATGGTGATGGTGGCGAGGTCGCCCAGGCGGGTGAGATCCTTCTTTCCGGCGCGGAGCAGCGTGTGGAGCGGCTGCATGTCGGCGCGTGGCATCCGTAGCACGGAATACCCGCGGTCCTTCAGAAATGTGATCGATTCGTCGGGTCTGGCCATGGGTGTTAATCAGAGTATAGTGAGTCCGCCAGGCGCTCCGTTTCCGCAGACTTGCCTCAAAATGGACGAATCCGGCGTCGCCCCTGATGAGTCAGAATAAGGTGAGCACCTTGACCCCCACCGAAGCGGAGTTCCGCGTCCACGGCCTCGACTGTGCCGAAGAAATCTCGCTCATTCGAAAACGCCTCGACCGCGAGAACGCCATCGTCGACCTCTCGTTCGACGTCGTCAGAGGCAAGATGCGCGTCTCCTACGACGCGGGTTCCATCGACAGCGCACGGATCCAGAAGGCAGTCTCCGACACGGGGCTGAAATGCGAACCATGGACGGAGCGCGCGGAGTCCCGCGGGTTTTGGGAGTCTCACGGCAAAACCGTGCTGGCCACCGTTAGCGGCGCGTGTCTCCTCGCGGCGATGATCGTGCAAGGCATCACCACCGGCGACCTGGTCACCGCCCTCCTGGCCCATGAGCACGCCGGCCATCACGCGGCCGGGTTGGTGATCGCGCTGTGCGTGGCGGCGATCGTGGCGGGAAGCTTCTTCGTGCTGCCGAAGGCGGCCTACTCATTTCGGCGTTTTCAGCCGGACATGAATGCGCTGGTGACGGTGTCGCTGCTTGGGGCGATGTACCTGGGCGAGTGGATCGAAGGCGCGACGCTTGCTTTTCTGTTCGCGTTGGCCGCGCTGCTCGAGACATTCAGCCTGGCGCGGGCGCGCAAGGCGGTGACGGCGCTGATGGAGTTCGCGCCCGGCGAGGCGTCGGTGGTGCATGGCAACCACGAGCACCGGGTGCCGATCGCCCAGGTGAAGGCGAACGCGACGGTCCGTGTGCGGCCCGGAGAACGAGTTCCTTGCGATGGCGAAGTGACGTCGGGCAATTCGGAAGTCAACCAGGCGCTGATCACCGGGGAATCGATCCCGGTCTGGAAGACGGCTGGCGACCAGGTGTTCGCCGGCACGATCAACGGCGACGGAACGCTCGACGTTACAGTGACCCATCCGGCGTCGGACACGACGCTGGCGCGGATCATCCGGATGGTGGAAGGCGTGCAGCACCGGCGGGCGCCATCCGAGCAGTTCGTGGAGAAATTCTCGCGCTATTACACACCGGCGATGATGCTGCTGGCGCTGGTGGTGGCGGTGTTTCCGCCGCTGCTTCTCGGTAAGGATTGGGGCGACTGGTTCTATCAGGGCATGGTGATCCTGCTGATTTCGTGTCCGTGCGCGCTGGTGATCTCGACGCCGGTGAGTATCGTGGCGGCGCTGGCGTCGTCGGCCAGGCGCGGGGTGCTCGTGAAGGGCGGCGCGTTCCTCGAGGAAGCCGCGCGCGTGAAGGCCGTTGCGTTCGACAAGACCGGGGTGTTGACGCGCGGAGAACCGGTGGTGAAGTCGCTCGCGCCGCTCGACGGCTACACCGAAGAACAGATCCTCTCGCGGCTGGCGGCAATCGAAGCACATAGCGGGCATCCGCTGGCCCGCGCGGTCCTGCGATATGCCGAGGACCGGGGAGTTCGGCCTCTCGCCGTGGAGGGGTTCTACTCGTACCAGGGCAAGGGCGCCGAAGGAACGGTGGGCGGAGAGCGCTTCTGGGCCGGCAGTCTGCGGATGATGGCCGAGAAGGGTCTCGATGCCGGAGCGTTGCGGGCGCAGCTGCCCAAGGAGGAGTCCAGCGTGGTGGCGTTCGGCACGGACCGCGAAGTGTGGGCCCTGGTGACGATCGAAGACCCGATCCGGAAGGACGCGATCGAGGCTGTCCACGGGCTCCGGGCAGTGGGTATCGAAAAGGTGGTGATGCTCACCGGGGACAATCGCGCCACCGGAGAGCTGGTAGGCGCGCATGTGGGGGTGGATGAAGTCCGGGCGGAACTGTTGCCGGAAGGCAAGTCCGCGACGATCGAGGAACTGAAGCGCGAACACGGAAAGGTGGCGATGGTGGGGGACGGCGTCAACGACGCGCAGGCGATGGCGGTTTCCTCGCTCGGCGTGGCGCTGGCGACCTCCGGGATGGACGTGGTGATGGAGACGGCGGACGTGGTGTTGATGTCGGGACACCTGAACAAGCTGCCATTTCTGATCACGCACGCACGCCGGACGGTGGGGGTGATCCAGCAAAATGTCGCCATCGCGCTGGCGCTGAAGGCGGTCTTCCTGGTTCTGGCGTTTTTCGGGGCGGCGACGCTGTGGATGGCCGTCGCGGCCGACATGGGCGCGACGCTACTGGTGACGTTCAACGGCCTGAGACTACTCCGGGCCTAGCGGCTGCTAGTACTAGTCCCCGCCGTGCTACTCTTACCACATGGTTAGGGGAAAGATTCTTACACTGCTATTGGTGTCTTCTGCGCTGGCTTCCGCGCAGGTAAATGGACGGATCACCGGAACGGTGGTTGATCCGACGGGCGCCGCAATCGGCGGCGCGAAGGTCGAAGTCCTGGTGCCGGGCGGCGCTCAGGCGATTCTGGAGAGCCAGACGAACGCGGAAGGGCTATTCTCCTTTCCGGCGGTCCGTCCGGCAAGTTACGATATCTTAATCTCGATGCCGGGTTTCGCGAAACACAGCAGCCGGCGTGTGAAAGTGGATCCCCTGCAGGAGACCTCGCTCGGGATGGTCCGGCTGGAGGTGGCCGCCACGGAAGAGGTGGTGGAGGTAACCGCGGAAGCGCAGGCGGTGCAGCTTACGAATGCCGAGTTGACCACCACGATCACCCGGGACCAGATCCAGAACCTGCCGGCGTTCGGGCGCCAGGTGAGTACGCTCTTCACGACGCAGGCCGGCGTGAGTTCGGGCCGCGGGCCGACGGTGATCAACGGACTTCGCACGTCGGCGGCAAACGTGACGCTCGACGGTATTAATATCCAGGACAACTTCATTCGAACGAATTCGCTCGACTTCATGCCGGTCCGGCCGACCATCGAGCAGATTTCGGAGATGACGGTGGCGGTGGCGAACGCGGGGACGACGATCGGCGGCGGTGCGGCGCAGATCTCGCTTTCGACGCGCTCCGGAAGCAACGACTTTCACGGGTCGCTCTACTGGTACAACCGCAACAGCAAATTCTCGGCCAACGAGTGGTTCAACAACCGCGGCGGCGTGGAGATTCCGTTCCTGAATCTGAATCAGCCGGGCGGCTCGCTCGGAGGACGGATCATCCGTGACAAGCTGTTCTTCTTTGGCAATTATGAGGAATATCGATTGAAACAGCAGGAGTCCGTGTTGAACACGGTGCTGACATCGCCGGCGCGTAGCGGCGTTTTCGGGTGCGCCCGTTGCACGTCCAGCACGAACCTGTTGACCACGCGCGGGATCGGAATCGATCCGGCGATTTCGACGATGCTCGGCGATCTTCCTGAAGGCAATTCCGGCGACACCGGTGACGGCATCAACACCACCGGCTACCGGTTCAATGCGCGCTCGAACACGCTTCGGCGGCAGGCGGTGGGACGCGTGGATTACTACCAGTCCTCGGCCCACAGCATCGCGGCTACCTATAACTTCACGAAGGAAACCAACGACCGGCCGGATATTACCGACCAGTTCTACACGCCGATCCCGCCCAACGGAACAGACACGAACCGCCATTTCATGAGCCTCGGCTGGAGGTGGACGGGCAGCCCGACGCTGACCAACGAAGTCCGTTTCGGATTCCTGCTCAGCCCGTCCAAGTTCACCGCGACCGGGATCCCGTCGGCGCAGATCGGCGGAACGATCTTCACCAACCCGGTGAACGACTTCATGCCGCAAGGCCGTTACACGAACACCTATTCGATTCAGGACAACGCGTCATGGCTCCGCGGCCGCCACGAGTTTTCGTTCGGCTTCCAGACGCAGCTCATCCGGATCCAGCCTTACAACGACGCCGGCATCGTGCCGACGCTGAACCTGGGCATCAGCACGGCCAACGCGACCGGGTTCACTACGGCGCAGCTTCCGGGAGCGACGTCCGGCGACGTCGCGCAGGCGAATGCGCTCTATACGACGCTCGGCGGAATCGTGACGTCGGCCAGCCAGAGCTTCAACGTCACGAGCCGGACCTCGGGCTTTGTCCCCGGCGCCGGCGAGGTCCGGAATTTCCGCTACGACACCTACGCCGGCTATCTGCAGGACCGCTGGAAGGTGCGGAACAATTTCACCCTGACGCTCGGCCTTCGTTACGAGTACTGGACGGTGCTGAAGGAGCGCGACGACCTGTGGCTGCTCCCCGCCCTAAAGAACGGCAACATCATTCAAACGCTGCTCGATCCGCTGGCCGATTTCGACTTCGTGGGCGTTGGCGGGCGAAGCCTCTACAAGCCCGACCGGAACAACTTCGCTCCGACACTCGGGTTCTCGTGGGATCCGTTCGGCGCCGGAAAGACGGCCGTCCGCGGCGGGTACAGTATGTCGTTCTTCAACGACGACACGGTCACCGCCGTCCGCAACAACGCCAACACCAATTCCGGGCTCAATCAGAGCGTGGGCCTGGTGCGGCTCACCGGCACGGTTTCCCAGGGCGTGACGATCCCGACGCCTCCGTTTCAGGTTCCGCGGAACCAGCAGGACAACTACGACGCCAGCCCCACCGCCGCGCTCGGCGCGCCGGACCCCAATCTGAAAACGCCTTACGTCCAGCAATGGACCCTTGGCGTCCAGCACGACTTCAAGGGCAACATCTTCGAACTTCGCTACGTGGGCAACCACGGCACGCAACTGCTTCGCGCGTTCGACTACAACCAGGTTGTGATCAAAGAGAACGGGTTCCTGGATGACTTCATCCGCGCCCGCAACAACGGCTTCGCCTCGCTGGCCGCCACGGGCCGGTTCGCGCCGTCCTACACCGGCGCCGGGTCACAGCCGCTGACGGTCTTCCCGCGGCTTCCGAGCGGAGGACTGCTCACCAACGCCACTGTGATCAACAACATTCTTCAGGGGCAGGCGGGCGAGCTGGCAACCATCTATCAGACGAACGGCCTGAACGGACCGATCGACTTCTTCCGCAACCCGAACGCGCTTGGCGCGAACGTGATCAACAGCGGCGGCAACTCCACCTACCACGCGCTGCAGTTCGATGTCCGCCGCCGGATGGGCGCCGTCAACTGGCAGGCGAACTATACGTACGGCAAGGTGCTTTCCGACAACACCGGCGACGCGCAAACGCGTTTCGATCCTTACCTCGATCTCGGCAACCCGTCGCTCGAGCGCGCCCGCGCGCCGTTCGACCTGACGCACGCGATCAAGTTCAACGGCAGCTACGAGCTTCCGTACGGCAAGGGCCGGCGCTGGTCGTCGAACTCACCGGTAGTGAATCACATCCTCGGCGGATGGATCGTGTCGGGCATCATGCAATGGCAATCCGGCTTCCCGTTCTCGGTCCTGTCGAATCGCGGGACGCTGAACCGCGCCGGCCGCTCGACCAACAAGAACACGGCGACGTCGCTGCTCACCAAGAGCGAAATCGAGAGCCGATTTGGCGTCCGCAAGGACGGCGACGGCGTGTACCTGATCGACCGTTCGGCGATCAACACGGATCGTCGCGGCGTAAGCTCGGACGGGTCGGCGCCGTACGCCGGCCAGCTCTTCTTCAATCCGGATCCCGGCGGCGTGGGCGCGCTGCAGCGCCGTATGTTCTCCGGACCGTGGGCTTTCGGGCTTGACATGTCGGTTCTGAAACGGTTCCCGATCCGCGAACGCGACTACCTCGAGTTCCGCGCGAACGCCTACAACATGCCGAACCACGCTACGTTCTCGTTCGGGGATCAGAACATCAACAGCACGGCCTTCGGGCGGCTGACGAGCACGTTGTCGAGCGCGCGGGTTTGGGAGTTCGGGCTCTACTACCGCTTCTAGCTGGCCGGCACAGGGCGGGGCGCCCTCAACGCAGGCAAGGATTCGCCGCCCCAGTTCCGTTGCGCCGGCGAGTCCTCAGAAGCTCGCGCATGAGGGCGTTCGAGCGAGCGGGGACCGTTCGCTCGCGGCTCGGTCACCTTTCGCGGCTCGCCGCCGGTGAGCTTCCACCGGATCGGATGCTAACCTGAACGAAAGGGCAAATTTCCAGTGGCCATACGCCAGCTCCGGTACTCCACTCCATCCGGCATCCAGGTAACCCGAGCCGCCACCAAGGTTCCTTACAAGCGCGGGTTGGCGGACCTTCTGCGGCAGCTCGATCGCCGGCGCGGGATCTATCTTTCGTCCGGCTACGAGTACCCGGGCCGCTATTCCCGATGGGACGTCGCCGCAATCAATCCACCCATCGAGATCATCGGCAGGGGGCGCCGGCTCGAAATCAACCCGCTCAACCGGCGCGGCGAAGCGCTGTGCCGGATGCTCGCCCGCGTGCTCGAATCGCATCCGCACTGGCAATCGTTCCGGCTGGAAGAGGGCTCGCTCCGCGGCGTTCTCAAGCCGCTCGAAGGGCTCTTCTCCGAGGAGGAACGCAGCCGCCAGCCCTCGGCGTTCAGCATCCTTCGCGCGCTGATCCACGAATTCCGGAATTCCAAGGACCCCCGCCTCGCGCTCGTCGGCGCGTTCGGCTACGATCTTCTCTTCCAGTTCGACCCGATCGAACAGAAACTCCCCCGCGGCGACACCCGGGATCTCCACCTCTATCTCTGCGACGACATCTACTTCATGGATCGCAAACGGGAGATCATCGAGCGTTACGAGTACGATTTTTCCCTGGACGATCTTTCCACCTCCGGTTTCCCCCGCGACGGAGCCGACATCGCACCGCCGCCGCCCACCGCTCCGGCTCCAATCCAGTCGGACCACACTCGCGAAGAGTACATGGCCAACGTCGAGACGGTTCGTCAGGGGATGAAACGCGGCGACTATTACGAAGTGGTGCTCCGCCAGACGTTCTCCGCGCCTTACTCGGCGAGTTCCTCCGAGCTGTTCGAGCGGATCCAGAAGGCCTCGCCCAGCCCGTACGAATTTCTCCTCCAGCTCGGCTCGGAGGCTCTCATCGGCGCATCGCCGGAAATGTTCGTGCGTGTGGAAGGCGCGCGCGTCGAAACGTGCCCGATCTCCGGCACCGCCCGCCGCACCGGCGACCCGCTCCGTGATGCGGACTCCATCCGCGACCTCCTCAGCTCGCTCAAGGAAGAGTCCGAGCTGACGATGTGCACCGATGTCGACCGCAACGACAAATCGCGCGTCGCCGTGCCCGGAACGGTGCAGGTCATCGGCAGGCGCCTCATCGAAAGCTACGCAGGCGTCTTTCACACGGTCGATCACGTCGTGGCGACGCTCGCTCCCGAGTTCGATTCGCTGGACGCGTTTCTGACCCACATGTGGGCCGTCACGGTGATCGGCGCGCCGAAGAAGTGGGCGGCGCAGACCATCGAGAATCTCGAAAAAGACGCGCGCGGCTGGTACGGCGGCGCGGTCGGCATGATCGCGTTGAACGGCGACATCAACACGGGCATCCTGATCCGCACGGTTCACCTGCGCGACGGCATCGCGCGTTATCCGGTGGGCGCCACGCTGCTTTACGATTCGGTCCCCGCGGCCGAGGAGCAGGAGACGCGGAACAAAGCCACCGGATTCTTCCGGGTACTCGGCGATGCGGAGCAGGCCGCGGAAGCCGCGCCTCCGGAAGAACGCTTCGAACCGGCGTCGCGGGAGGGCCGCGGCGTCCGGATGCTGCTCGTCGACAACGAAGACTGCTTCATCCATACGCTGGCCAACTATGCGCGGCAAACCGGCGCCGAGGTGAACACCTACCGCTCCGGGTTTCCGTTGGCGCTTATCGACAGGCTGAAGCCGGACCTGATTCTGATCTCACCCGGGCCGGGCCGTCCGGCCGACTTCGGCGTACCGGACGTTGTGCGGCACGCGGCATCGCTCGGCGTGCCGGTGTTCGGAGTGTGCCTCGGGTTGCAGGGCGTGGTGGAGGCCTTCGGCGGCGAACTCGGCGTGCTCGACTATCCGGTGCACGGCAAGCCGTCGGTCGTCCACCACATCAACAAGGGCGTCTTCGAAGGCTTGCCCGAGTTCTTCAAGGTGGGCCGCTATCACTCGCTGTACGCGATCAAAGAGAAGCTGCCGGAGGAACTCGAGGTGACGGCGGAATCCGACGATGGGGTGATCATGGGTGTGCGCCACCGGCGGCTCCCGATCGAGGCCGTGCAATTCCATCCGGAGTCGATTCTCACGCTCGAGGATGCCTGCGGACTTCGCCTGATTGCCAACGTGGTGCGGAAACTGGCCGTGCGGGCGGGCGCGGCGCGGTAAGCGATGGCGCGGTTCCTCGTTCCTATCGGTGTGTTCCTGGCGGGGTCCACGGTGACGAGCCTGTTCTTCATCAACTTCTGCGCGACGGTATACCAGTGCGGGTGCCAGTCGCTCTGGACCACGGCGGATCAGTTCTGCAACATCCACGCCTCGCATGGGCGGCACTGTCCGTGGTGTTCGTTCGGATACACGGGGTACGTGCTGGTTTACGGGACCATGGTCGCGGCGCAGGCGGTCACGGTGTTCGCCGCGGTGCGCAGAGGGTGGACGTGGCCGCTGCAGCTGGCGGCGACGCTGCTGGCATTCCCCGCGATAGGGCTGATTCTGGCGGTGGCCCTCGGGCTTTACACCGGGTACTGGAACTAACGAGGCTTGTTTCACACGCCCTGGGCGATTTATGCTGAAGCGTGCTTGGTGACCTGATCTACGTGTTGTTCCTGATCATTGTCGTGTGGCTAGCGCTGATCAGCGACGGCGACGGCGGGGGCGGCCGGCGCGCCCGGGTTCCGCTCTCGTCGGTCGGGTAGGATCGCCGGAAGCTACCATAGGAATGTGCCCCGGGCCATCGTCGCCGGCGGTGGCCTCGCCGGGCTTGCCGCTGCTCAGTCTCTTGCCGAATCCGGCTGGGCGGTGGACGTATTCGAGACCCGCCCGTTTCCCGGCGGCCGCGCGACGTCTTATCCGCTCCCCGGCGACACTGCGGAAACGATCGATAACTGCCAGCACATTCTCCTCCGCTGCTGCACGGAGCTAGTGCGCTTCTACCGCGCGCTCGGAGTCGAAGACGCGATCGAATTCCACAGGGCGTTCCATTTCGTCGAACCCGGCGGCCGCGTGTCCACGCTCGAGCGGGGGCGATTCGCGCCGCCGCTGCACTTCGCCGAGGCGTTCGCCCGGATGCGATGCCTCTCGCTCGGCGCCAAGCTCTCGATCGCGCTGGCGATGCGCGCCGTCGAGCGCGAGTGGCCCGGCCGCGACGACCTCGACCGCATCACAATGCTCGAGTGGCTGCGCGAGAAATCACAGCCGCCACTCGCGATTGAGCGGTTCTGGCGCCAGGTGCTCGTCTCGGCGGTGAACGAGGAACTGGATCGCATGGCCGCCGCCCATGGACTGCAGGTGATCGCGCTCGGATTCCTCAGCTCGCCCGTCGCCTATGAGATGGGCGTCCCCCGCGTGCCGCTCGCGGAGCTCTACGGCGCATCGGCGTGGCGGCGATTCCCTGGAGTCGAATTCCATTTCCGGACCGCGGCCGAGCGGTTCGCGATCGAGAACGGCGCGGTGCGCGCACTGCGCACCTCGGCCGGCGAATTCACCGCGGATGCCTACATTTCGGCGGTGCCATTCGAGCGGGCCGGAGGGCTCACGCCGGAACTCGGCCTGGACTTTTCCGGCTGGGAACACTCGCCCATCACCGGCATTCATCTGTGGTTCGACCGCCCGGTGATCGATCTTCCGCACGCGACGCTCCTCGATCGGACGGTGCAGTGGATCTTCAACAAGCGGGAGGGGCGCCAGGTCCAGCTTGTCGTCAGCGCATGCCGATCCCTGACGGCTATGTCCCGCGCCGACATCGTCGCGTTGGCCGCGGGCGAGCTCAACGAGTTCTTTCCCGCCGCACGAGGCGCGTCGCTCCTAAAGGCGCACGTGGTGAAGGAAGTTCGCGCCACGTTCTCCGCCCGCCCGGGTCTCGAAGCCCTTCGGCCGGCGGCCAGCACGCGATTCCGCAACCTGTTCCTCGCCGGAGACTGGACGCGAACGGGATGGCCCGCCACGATGGAAGGGGCCGTACGCAGCGGCTTCGCGGCGGCGGCGTCAGCGCTGGAGGGATAAACCGCCGGTTACTCTAGAGTGATGGCCGAACAGGGAAAGCCGGTGGAGCGGGATCTCCTGAGCCGGTTCGCGGCCGTTCCCCTGGTTCGCCTGGTGCGAGTGAGGCAGTGGGCGAAGAACGTGCTGATCTTCATTCCCATGCTGCTCAGCCACAAACTGGCGGACCCGGCGATGTGGCCGCCTGCGGTTACGGCCTTTTTCGCGTTCTCGTTCTGCGCTTCGGCGCTATACATCTGGAACGATCTGCTCGACATCCAAGGCGACCGGGCACACCCGCGAAAGCGGCGGCGTCCGATCGCCTCCGGCGAAGTCAGCGTGCCGGCAGGGATGCTGACGATGCTGGCGCTGCTGGCGGCTTCGATCGCTCTCAGCGCGTCGCTACCATCGGCCACGTGGGCGCTGCTGCTCACCTACACCGGCGGATCCCTGTGCTATTCGGCCCTGCTCAAGAGCAAGGCCGTGATCGACGTGGTGTGCCTGTCGGGCTTCTACACGCTTCGGATGTTCTATGGCGGCGCCGCCACCGGAATCGCGGTGTCGGTGTGGACGATGGCGTTCGCGGTGTTTTTGTTCCTTTCGCTGGCGCTCATCAAACGGCTGACGGAACTCCGGAATACGAAGGCGAGGAAGCTGCTCGCCCGCCGCGCCTACCGAAGTGAAGATCTCCCGATCCTGGCCGCGATGGCGGCGGCGGCCGGGTATCTTTCGGCGCTTGTTCTGGGCCTCTATATTCAGAGCGCGGAGGTGCAACTCCTCTATGCGCATCCCCGATATCTGTGGTTGATGATGCCGGCCCTCGTCTATTGGATCAGCCGCGCGCTGTTGCTTGCCAACCGGGGCGAGATGGATGACGACCCGGTTCTTTACGCACTGAGGGACCGCGCCAGCCACGCAGTGGCCGTTTGTTGCGCGGCGGCGATCTATCTCGCTACCTGAGCCCGCTCAGCAATGCCCGGGCGAATGCCTAGGAGAGGCGCTCACTGGTCCCGGAGGACGTCGGCCGGCGCGGTCCGGATCGCGCGCCACACCGGGGCGAGGCTTGCAGCGATCGCGATTCCGAGAATCATTGCGCCCGCCGCGGCGAGCGACGCGGCGTCCCCCGGGGTAACCCCGTAGAGCAGCGACCCCAACAGCGATCCAACCGCGGGACTCGCCGCCAAGCCGAGCGCCACGCCGGACGCCGCGAGGCCCACGACGCCCGCTGCCACCAGCCGTACGATGGCGCCGCGCGATGCGCCGAGCGCCATCCGGATTCCGATCTCACGGTGGCGCTGCTCCACGTTGTAGGCGAGCATCGCATAGGCGCCGATCGCCGCCAGCACCAACGCGATCGCCGCAAAGAGTTGGCACCACCAAAGCGCGAAGTTCCGTTCGGCGAAGGCGTCCGCTGCGATCGATTCCATCGTCCGCACATTCGCGACCGCCAGATCCGCATCGGCTTCCGCCATCGCCGAACGGACCGCGCCTGCCGCCGCCATCGGTTCGGAACGCATCCTGATCGCCGCTTTCACCCGGCCGAACGGAACTTGCGCCATGGACATCCAGCACGACGGCGCCGCCGACGGATCGCCGGGGAAATCCTGCACGTCAGTAACGACACCCACCACCTTGCGCTGTTCGCCGAAGATGCGAATGCCCCGGCCGATGGGGTCGCGGCGGGCGAAGTAGCGGCGGGCGAGGACCTCGTTGATGACGACGACTTTCGGCGCCTTGGAAGTATCCGCTTCGGAAATGTC
Coding sequences within:
- the hpnE gene encoding hydroxysqualene dehydroxylase HpnE yields the protein MPRAIVAGGGLAGLAAAQSLAESGWAVDVFETRPFPGGRATSYPLPGDTAETIDNCQHILLRCCTELVRFYRALGVEDAIEFHRAFHFVEPGGRVSTLERGRFAPPLHFAEAFARMRCLSLGAKLSIALAMRAVEREWPGRDDLDRITMLEWLREKSQPPLAIERFWRQVLVSAVNEELDRMAAAHGLQVIALGFLSSPVAYEMGVPRVPLAELYGASAWRRFPGVEFHFRTAAERFAIENGAVRALRTSAGEFTADAYISAVPFERAGGLTPELGLDFSGWEHSPITGIHLWFDRPVIDLPHATLLDRTVQWIFNKREGRQVQLVVSACRSLTAMSRADIVALAAGELNEFFPAARGASLLKAHVVKEVRATFSARPGLEALRPAASTRFRNLFLAGDWTRTGWPATMEGAVRSGFAAAASALEG
- a CDS encoding TonB-dependent receptor, whose amino-acid sequence is MSSALASAQVNGRITGTVVDPTGAAIGGAKVEVLVPGGAQAILESQTNAEGLFSFPAVRPASYDILISMPGFAKHSSRRVKVDPLQETSLGMVRLEVAATEEVVEVTAEAQAVQLTNAELTTTITRDQIQNLPAFGRQVSTLFTTQAGVSSGRGPTVINGLRTSAANVTLDGINIQDNFIRTNSLDFMPVRPTIEQISEMTVAVANAGTTIGGGAAQISLSTRSGSNDFHGSLYWYNRNSKFSANEWFNNRGGVEIPFLNLNQPGGSLGGRIIRDKLFFFGNYEEYRLKQQESVLNTVLTSPARSGVFGCARCTSSTNLLTTRGIGIDPAISTMLGDLPEGNSGDTGDGINTTGYRFNARSNTLRRQAVGRVDYYQSSAHSIAATYNFTKETNDRPDITDQFYTPIPPNGTDTNRHFMSLGWRWTGSPTLTNEVRFGFLLSPSKFTATGIPSAQIGGTIFTNPVNDFMPQGRYTNTYSIQDNASWLRGRHEFSFGFQTQLIRIQPYNDAGIVPTLNLGISTANATGFTTAQLPGATSGDVAQANALYTTLGGIVTSASQSFNVTSRTSGFVPGAGEVRNFRYDTYAGYLQDRWKVRNNFTLTLGLRYEYWTVLKERDDLWLLPALKNGNIIQTLLDPLADFDFVGVGGRSLYKPDRNNFAPTLGFSWDPFGAGKTAVRGGYSMSFFNDDTVTAVRNNANTNSGLNQSVGLVRLTGTVSQGVTIPTPPFQVPRNQQDNYDASPTAALGAPDPNLKTPYVQQWTLGVQHDFKGNIFELRYVGNHGTQLLRAFDYNQVVIKENGFLDDFIRARNNGFASLAATGRFAPSYTGAGSQPLTVFPRLPSGGLLTNATVINNILQGQAGELATIYQTNGLNGPIDFFRNPNALGANVINSGGNSTYHALQFDVRRRMGAVNWQANYTYGKVLSDNTGDAQTRFDPYLDLGNPSLERARAPFDLTHAIKFNGSYELPYGKGRRWSSNSPVVNHILGGWIVSGIMQWQSGFPFSVLSNRGTLNRAGRSTNKNTATSLLTKSEIESRFGVRKDGDGVYLIDRSAINTDRRGVSSDGSAPYAGQLFFNPDPGGVGALQRRMFSGPWAFGLDMSVLKRFPIRERDYLEFRANAYNMPNHATFSFGDQNINSTAFGRLTSTLSSARVWEFGLYYRF
- a CDS encoding anthranilate synthase component I, with translation MAIRQLRYSTPSGIQVTRAATKVPYKRGLADLLRQLDRRRGIYLSSGYEYPGRYSRWDVAAINPPIEIIGRGRRLEINPLNRRGEALCRMLARVLESHPHWQSFRLEEGSLRGVLKPLEGLFSEEERSRQPSAFSILRALIHEFRNSKDPRLALVGAFGYDLLFQFDPIEQKLPRGDTRDLHLYLCDDIYFMDRKREIIERYEYDFSLDDLSTSGFPRDGADIAPPPPTAPAPIQSDHTREEYMANVETVRQGMKRGDYYEVVLRQTFSAPYSASSSELFERIQKASPSPYEFLLQLGSEALIGASPEMFVRVEGARVETCPISGTARRTGDPLRDADSIRDLLSSLKEESELTMCTDVDRNDKSRVAVPGTVQVIGRRLIESYAGVFHTVDHVVATLAPEFDSLDAFLTHMWAVTVIGAPKKWAAQTIENLEKDARGWYGGAVGMIALNGDINTGILIRTVHLRDGIARYPVGATLLYDSVPAAEEQETRNKATGFFRVLGDAEQAAEAAPPEERFEPASREGRGVRMLLVDNEDCFIHTLANYARQTGAEVNTYRSGFPLALIDRLKPDLILISPGPGRPADFGVPDVVRHAASLGVPVFGVCLGLQGVVEAFGGELGVLDYPVHGKPSVVHHINKGVFEGLPEFFKVGRYHSLYAIKEKLPEELEVTAESDDGVIMGVRHRRLPIEAVQFHPESILTLEDACGLRLIANVVRKLAVRAGAAR